The DNA window CTGACGCCGGGCACTGTGTTCTGGCCTCCACAGGGTTCTCTCGGTTTTGTGATGGGATATTGCACAGACCCATCACTGAGCCAGCCAGCGTTGCACCAGTCCAGCCCACCCCGCCAGGCATCATACAGCTGGTCGAAGGAGGCAATCACAGCATCCTGGTCCAGACAAGCCTGCTGTGCTTCATGAAAATTGAGGTTGTAGCGCCCCAGTCGTGGAAAATAGGGGAATACCACACCTGGCCAAGGGAGAAGGCAAGGAATTGTTAGTGGCACAAAAAGTAAGAACTGTAAGCAGATCCCACTTGATGGGGAAAGATATAGTAAGCTCTCCATCAGATGAAGTACCAGTTTTTGTTCAACTTAGTTTTCTCATGGTcccatttcttttcaaagaacctctCAGCTCTGAGCATCTCACAATTAGCCATGCTTTCTGGGAACTTCAGAGATTTACCTCTTTTGCTAATAGCTCAGCTCAAGCCTCACAATTCTCCTTTTTGGAACGATTCATCCACAGATTATAGTTTCCATGTAGTCCTCCCTGAGAATCTACCTTCTGCGCATCTAACAAAAACCTAGTAAAGCAGTCTTATTTCACACGAATAAGCTAGTTTTTTTATAGCGAAGCACCTCCATAAAAAGCACTGTGGGCTCTCTTCCCTGTTTGAACTTTTGTAGCTCTTACTCTTACTTTTTTCTAGCCTTGAACAGTGCAATGAAAATAagggctttcatttttaaatatttccattactGTTTTTCAGCTTCCATATTCATAGATTGCAAACTGAAactaagcttttaaaaacatgtttattgtaaatagaaaaagaaaagcctcctGACGGTTGTCTTGTTCAAAGTAGGTACAAAATGCATGTCTGCTGATTAAGTAAAGCCcaagaattaaaattaagtaatttagAGGACAGAAACCCTCAGTAACTGTAAACTTTGTGTCTTGGCACTTGACTTTGGGAAGCTGCAACAGCTTTCCAAAGTCTTTCTTTTGGTCAATAATCATGGGAGGTGATTGAGCTTTCTCACGGCTTTCTGCAGCTTCTTTAAAGGATAAGGGTTACATCatgagaaagtaaaatggtaTCATTTTGTTGGACTTAATGAAGGACGACAGCATCAAAATGTCTCCCCTACTGTTGCTAAAGGACAATTTCAAGTGATTATTCAAGGCTttgccttggtttttttttttttttaatatcattagaaataattcatattttatgtggAATGTAAGAATTGTCCGACTGACACAGTAATTTGGTGGATTTTACCAAATGGGCTCCTTTATGAGTCTGCAGACCCTATTCAAGGCGGATGCACAATTCGCGAAGAGTATAACCAGTACACaggaaatgttttcctttataaattgTCTTGGAAGACTCTACGAGAAGAAATTTCAATAGCCTAAATCAAGTCGCGTCCACTGAAGGCCTCTGCAGGACACATTTGTCCCCCAGGGGCAGTCCAGCTGGCACTGTCCACTAGAGGCTGagatccaggaaggcttcctgatcCCATCCTGCCATCTCAGGTTCTTGGCTGAGGGATCTGTACACTGAATCAGAGCCAGAAGTAGGGAGGAAAAGactctctgggttgtctttgcCCCCCTGCAGtgatggagtgggggtggggaaagcctGGAGAAGGCTCCTTCTAAGAAGGACAGGGTGCCTGGGCATCCAGCTAAGGACCCAGTCAGCGCTGGGAAGGAGCTGCTATAGTGCCTCCTGTCCCTCAAGCCTTCATCCTCTTGCTATAGCACCCCCAGGAAAgctgatgaaaaggaaaatatttaatttatccaGTAGAGATTTCTTTGGCAGCTAGACCTTATgtgagagaaaaatcacaaagtaTCTAAACCTAAATTCAACTCTTCAGGTTGAATTCCATTTCCCAAATGGCTCAAGATGGTAACAGCAGAGTATGTAggatattttataatcattttaaagaCCTAAAGACTGCCTTTGGTGGACTCCCATAGGTACTGGGAAAAGTTTTTCTCTAGTAATTTGTCCTTGATCAACCATTGAGTTATGTTTGATTCAGTTCCAAATCCAGTGTAATGTATTTTTGAGTTCCTTTCAAGTTTAACATAATTTCATGCAACATTTCTCAAAGTGAAACCCTATAttaaaatttcactctttttcaatTGTAAGAATAAATGGTCAACTTATAGTAACTCAAAAGATTTACTtagcatattttaataaatgtttgatgatgCTGGACAGAACACATTTCAAGTAAATCAAGATCAAGTTCTATGTCTCCACCAGTGTTTTAAAAGTTTCACTGCATTGTACATTTGGTACACACATTTCAACAATCAGATGTTTTGTACAAGTAGGGGCATTTCTGGAACTACATGTTTGttagtatttatttacttattttacttcCAGCTAGTTAAGATTTCAACATCTAAGACCAAAATTGCAGAAACCTTCTTGGCTCTGTGGAAAACTATGCAATTCCTACAGCTGAATTATGGAACAAATGGTGATTGCTTTCATCTGCGgttacaaaaataagaaaatttaagctTTCATGGGTGAGAAATAAGGGtattattattttccaagtatgattattttatatttatatgtcaaAATGTAATCAAAAGCTCTTTACTTTTCCATGAAGGGCTGGTATGCATCACTACCAAGGGGATTTATTAAGGCTGATATATCACACCACAGTATCAAATGATGTGAGTAGTGaatcaaaatatgttttaaaaacacattttttaagacTTAATTGCATAGTCCAATTTATCCTAGTTGTTGGCAAATATTAATCTGTCAGACatggaaagtatttttttttttttggccatacccatggcgtatggaagttctcaggctggggataAAACCTGCAGCACAGTAGTgacccacgccactgcagtgacaatgccagatccttaactcactgccccaGAGGGAACTCTGAGGTTTTCATGTCATGGTACAAATAAAACTAAAGGAAATTTCAATCattccataaaataaatatttttagtaataaAGATCATGTAGCCCAAATTTACCTTCCTCAGTGCCTTTCATAGTGCCTCTCAGTACTATGGACATATCTAAAATTAGTTCTCTGTTTCTCAAGTTCTCAGactgtatttttgtgtatttggCCCTATTTTCATCAATGGAAGACCAATACAGTGGAAGATTAGAAGAACGAATACCATGTTTTTCTTATCTATATCTTCATATCTTGCTGTGTTCATATAAGGCTTTCCTCTGGCTAGGTTCTATTTCTATAATATGGGTAATTAGTAGTAATCAGAGGGCTTTACTCTATTCAAgattctatatattaaaaaattgcaTTTCCGGAGTTAATTCTAACTCAGTCTTTCAaaagagtttataattttttttatcagtgttatttgaaaaacaattctTAAATCACAACTGAGAGCAAGGCATTGTGCTCAGTATTCTAAGATACCTTGAGTTTGTGGTGTGGCCTCTTCCTGAAAAGAGACTATGattacacacgcacacacacacacacacacacacacacacacacacgcacgtatCTGAATCCAAGACAGAATAAAATCTTACATATACAAACCATACACTATTGGCATCTTAAGGAAGAACGATCTTTTTCCTAATTGGAAAAATTCTTTGAAGGACATAGTATTTAATCTGCTATTAAAGGGCCAATATGATTAAAGACATTGTACAATTACAGTTAGAAAGGCAACTTAATcatgacatttaaaatgataggcttggagttcccatatcatggcttagcagtgacTAGTATCGGTAAGGATtcggcttctatccctggccttgtgcagtgggttaaggacctggcatttccatgagctgtggtgtaggtcgaagacgtagcttggatctggcattgctgtgtctgtggcctagtccggcggctacagctctgattcaacccctagcctgggaacctccatatgtcttggactgcagccctaaaaagacaaaaaagacaaaaaaaaaaaaaaaagataggcttCCCTGGTCTTATATATGCATGTTACAAGATTGACAAGGAGCTTGAATGGAACTTGCCTGACTGGTAGATGGTTTCATGTAAGGATGTAATtgataatgaaaaaaagtcaCAACCTGGAATAAGAGCTAATAAATGGTAACCACAAGGTATCTCTCATGCTGCATAGGGTTTATTATAGCCTTCAAACTCTAATGTAGATAACTGCTGCACCTGGAGAATCCATCCCAGACTGTGTGGAAATTATCCAGTTCCTCACAATGCCCATCCTTAGATTAGCGGTCAATATTCCTCAGACTTTATTTTATAATGGTACCGTGGCTATCTTccaaaattttgtaattttattttaaaatataattcgtATCTCATGTTGAAGTATATACAGATAAAATCCTGAGGTTTTCTTGAAGATTATCCAGTGACAATAGgtgtaaataaagcaaaataagataTAATTGGCTATGTCATGACATTTTTTGAGGCTGAATGATGATGTATGGAGATTCATTACACTAGTTTTTCTACTTTTCCAAGTGTTTAACATTTGttgtaattaaagttaaaaatttttatcccATCCTATTGCCAAGTTGAGCCTTAAAGCAGTCAAGCTGGATGCTAGCTGTAGCATCCGTTGTTCACATTTGGGCCTTTGAAGAGTTCCTTCCTTCTACCTGTGATGCTGTCTTTCCTGCTTTCTCATGTTCTCTATCCTTAGAAAGAACCAGATCCCCCTTTTGTGATCTAACTCAAGTGTCTCTTCCTTTAGCATGCTTTCAACAGTCCCTCCATTGCGTGCAGACTCTTGTATTTGAAAGTATAAATTTATTGTAGCAAACCTGACTCACCTATAAACTATTTACTGAGTGCCGACTTTGTTTTTGGCATTTGACTGCATTCAAGTAGATCCTATTTAGCACGTGAAGACAGacaattttgcaaatatttacaaaatgaaatatgaTTGGCATTATAATGGAAATCTGTATACAGTGTTCTTTGAATATCATAGCTGGCGGAGGAGGGAGAGCTCAGGGTAGAGTTggtctttgcttttattcttaaaGGATTGTTATTTTCTTCAGTTGTTCAGAAATGGATTCATATATGTcatattaaatattgaaaatgcCATTTATTTCAAGGCAGAACCTCTGGTGAATGGCTGCTTCTGCAGTACAtgagaaagatggaaaaatgCTCTCTGCAGTGAGGGGGATTTGAAACTGCCATGGGGACACCAATTCATACACTATATCTAAAGGACAGTCTCTAGGTCACTTCCCAATAATGTTGGGGCCTTTAAGAATCTTCAGAAAACATCAGAAGAACTGTGGCTGCCAAACACCTCTGCCTTCCCGCAACCTCCACCCTTCTCCCCAGCACACTTTCTCCTTCTTGCAACTCCCCAGATCATAGCACATAAACACCTAGGCTTCATTCACTACCCTTGGTGTCAAATGCCAGCTGTACCTCTCACTCCTAGCCATGTTACCTTAAAAAAGGAGCTTTCCCTAAGAGTCTGCTGTTAAGGGGGATTACTGAAAGTGAGCAAAGTAAATAGCACAATGATTAGAGCAATTTGTTTGCATCTACTTACTTTGCCCAATCCTTACCTTATTTTAAAGTACTGACTTTAGAAAGTATCTTAGAATCCTTAATGGACTATGAGATTGCTGAATGAAAGGAATCAGGATTTGGAAGTTTTCGTTTCTCATGTTACCAAAACaacatctgtaaaaatatttaccaattaAATTGGTTTCTTGGACACATTTACTTGGCTCATTTGCATTATGTGTTATATGGTAGAGAACTGTTCCAAAAAGATGGAGAATTTGGAAGGATGCAGGGACTAGAAAGGAAAAATTACTCTTCTTATGTAGTTCTCCCTCAGCATCTCTAATTGTGTCTCAAAGTCTCAGTTTGACACTAGAGTGCATTTTCCTCTATCATATGCTAAATCTCTTTTTCCAACAAAGGGAGAACTTGCTTCATGCTCAAAGCCATCAGCAAGCAGGCATCCAGATCTAATTTAGAAATATCTTATATTCATTGTACCTATTTTCATCgtttctttctatttctgtcaAGTTATActggtttctatttatttaaaatttattttaataaatgtaggGAGATAACAAATATagcatatgaattattttaagtttaGGAAATACTGTGGGGTATGAACATAGACTTTTTTTATGGAAACATAGACTTCTAGAAGAAGAAGTAACTTAACAGATAAGGTAGTTCAATTTATTATTCATAGATGAGGAAGCCAAAGTACAATAAGGATAAGTAACTTGCTCGGGTTACCAAACTTAtactggcagagctgggaccaacAGAAGCATTTGGATATTACTAGCTCCAGGCTCTGTCCATTGCCTGATGCCCCTTTGACAAAAGAAAGTGATCCTCAATTAATATTTGAGGATTAACTATCTTCTCTAAGCCAACTACTTCTTTCATCCTGAATAATGCCAATGTTCATGGATGTTGAAGTGAatcaataaaaacttaaaaagacaaGGTGATAGGCAGTCAGGAGCTGTGACTGAGAGAGACAAGGCCACAAAAATGTACTTTACAGCATTGTGCAATGTATCAGATACATAAAGCTCATAACCCTCATGCATGTGCTGGTGCTCTGTGAGATTCAGAGGGTGAGATCTTCAGTGATGTGCTAGTGCaccaaatagatatttttcccaaAGCTGCAAATCTGTCCTAGAATGTGGAAGGAGCTTCTAGTAAACATACACTTACAGTTTATGTGCATAAGGAAAGACAGTATTCTATTAAGGAGTCAAACTCCATCCTTCAATGTAAAGTAACACTGAGATTCATGAATATCTTGAGACACATGAGAAACTAAGGAGTTTCCCACTTGTGGAGTATAGAGGTTAGACTTTGGGCAGAGGGGAAACAAGATGGCATGGACACATTTTATTGTTTCGATTTATATGCATTTTTGTCTTTGAACccacatatttaagaaataaaacttccttCAAAACACCTTGACCATTTGGTAATCAATTTCTAAGAGACTCtggactattttaaaaaattacttctttGTAAGAATATTTACATAAATCTAGAGGTtacttttttgttaaattaaattttcacagttattttacagaataaaattaaatgtatttaattagcAGATGTCCTTCACAAAACTTGCCATTATTTTGAATCTCATAATTTTAGAACCATCATAAAAAAAGCCTCCACTCTGAATTTCCTAATAACTGTGTAATGAGATTTAAATTTTGAATGGCATAAGGCAGTTTTTGAATATTGTTAATTTAGTTCCACTGCACGTTTCTACTTCCAATAGCTTCGATTTTGCATATAGCCATTGTGTGCACATTTCAAATATGAGAGCTGGAATCGTAGAGtgcaaaatacaaaagaacagGAAGACATGCTTTATGTGGGACTTTTGGTTTAGCACATCAGCACTATGGTAACCAGTAGATATTAcgtgtcatgaaaaaaaaaaagcaatgattaattatcatttctaattttaacatGATTTACAGATACGTACCTTGTAAATCTAATGCTACCACAGCTGTATCATCTTCTAATCCTTCAATCACCTCACACTTATATCTCCCATAATCCTCCAGGGTAAGGTCTGTGATCACCAGAGAAGCGTCATTATCACTGCCTCCTTTCAGAAACACTCTACCGTGGTAGCCTCCATAGGTTTTCTTGTGGTATCCCATGGAAACAAAAACGTCCACTTCCTTGAGGTAATCTGAAGTTAGCTTGGTCCACTTAATTCGGATTTTATGGGTTCCTGAGCCAAATGCTGTAGGGTCTCGGAAAAATTTACACGGCAGTGTAACATTGCCACCTCGGTGTGAGAACACCTTGGCTTGTTCTGCTTCCACGAGTAGACGGGGGCCATTTTCTgctgtaattaaaaagaaaaaagaatgattcatGCTTTTAgacttttttataaaatgaaacatgCCATGTACACAGGGTACCTGACAAAGAGTAGCAAGGAGTGATAAACATTTCTTCATGATTGAGCAGTGACCGCCTGTGACCACATGGCACCTCTGGTACCTCAAGGGCATCTACAAGGTAGTCGTGTCTTTCAAGCCACTGAAAAAAGGAGGGATGTGCCTTATAATCCATGTGAGACACTGGCTATAAGACTCTGTAGTCATGTGAAGTTTTAAGATTTCACCATAAACTCTATTTTCTTCTacatttaaatatcaaaattatagAAACAAGACTAAAAGAACTGAGAAGAACCATGACTATTTCATCAATATAAACCCAAAAATTCAAGCTAGGTAAACTGATCTCTTCCCAgctgagctttcttttttttttttttttttgtcttttgttgttgttgctatttcttgggccgctcccgcagcatatggaggttcccaggctaggggttgaatcggagctgtagccaccggcctacgccagagccacagcaacgcgggatccgagccggatccaagccgcgtctgcaacctacaccacaggtcatagcaacaccggatcgttaacccactgagcaagggcagggaccgaacccgcaacctcatggttcctagtcggattcgttaaccactgcgccacgatgggaactccccagctgagCTTTCTAATACCATAAGTCTGTATTGAAATCTGTCCTCAAAACTTGAATGTTAAAAGTGTATCCAAAGTCACACTTATTTCCTAATTCACCAAATAATTATCTGTGTATCTCCTTAAACTTCTTTTCCACTGCCCTCCTTGCTTTCCCACTTTCTGCTGTGCCTTGTGTCGCAGAATCTTACCGCTTTATGTCTACCTTGCCTTGCCTTGCCCTTTcatttccctcctcccttctccaagGACTTTATTGCCTTCCTGAGAGCACTGTGATATTCCTGGCCTGCCAAGTCAGCAGGGCCGCTAGGCTCTGGCAAGCCAGCTGTTATTTTCAGATCTTGGCTTTCCCTGGGGCTTCCCCTGGTTCACTCGTTGTGCTTTTGACCTTGATGAGGTCTTTTGAGGATGTGCAAGCTTTGAAAATGAGAAAGTGAtatgggaacttctggatgcaCACAACTTCTCATCCACACACGGCTTTCTAAGGCTGCCAAGGCTGTCTTTCAAGCAGCTCTTTGTGCTTCACGCCTAAGGTCCTGAGTAAACCTTGGTCACGAATCATTGAAGGTTCACAGGTCATCAGGAAGAGGAGCCAGTCAGCTCCAGACAGACCTCATAACTTAGTTATTTAATGGCATACATAGGATTCGGATTTTGAAGTGTCCAAGAATAGATGgagtagttatatttttataaaattaatattacaaaatgaacttatttatgtaAGCCCCAATCCTCAGAAACTGAAAagtttaaccatttttaaagacATCAGTGCCCCCACTTTGAATAGATCATAAGATGAGAGGATAAGGGCTTAATTAAAATGAGTAACTAATCCAGCTCATTAGGAATTTCCTTTAGAGTCTATTCTATCTTCTTATTTAGGACCATAGAATTGTAAGACATAAAAGGTAAATCTATCCAACTCTATGCTACATATAATATGCCCCGTGCAATATCCCCCATAATCAAACCCATGTTCTACCTAAATATTTCTAGTGTCTTCTttctgggaggaggaagaggtgctGTTGACAAAATCTGCTCAGTGATGCCTGAGTCCCCAGGGAACATCTCTCTGCACAGCGCCTTGGGAGGACGCTTGTAACTGGGCCTTCCCAGCCTGGGACTTGAATTTAGACCTGACCCAAGAGTTCTAAGAGGTTACGGTTTCATGATCCTCTCAAGCATTTTTACTTCCAAGACAAAACTAATGTGCAAATGTCCTGGGCTAAGGAGATCCTACATTAGTTAGGAACAAGGGCTTTGATGTGATAGAGACCTAGCTTTAACCTCACAAGGTTAGAACTTGTGCTAGCTTTGGAGCCTTGAGCAAGTTGTGTACCCCTAAGCCCCAATTTCCTTAGACATGAATTAGGCAGAGTAACATCTATTATGTATAGTTAACCTAATAGATACctaaagcacttagaataataACGGACCCAGTGTAAGTGTACACTCACTGCTAACCTACTATTGCGTAGTTTTTCCCACTGTTCCTCATATATGATACTCTctgatattgagtatagtttttGACATATATTAACCTTCCATGGATGCACTGATTTATAACGTTTTGAACCATGTGGAGTAAAATAACACATAAAATGCCACCTGTGTTATGTAGGAAACTTGGAAATTATTGTGTGGTTTAGCATAATCATAAGGTTGTCCAGAATGAATACAAGGCCcgcatgttttttaaattaaagagttAAAGCGAAGATCAAAACTCTTATATAAGGGACTGAGGCTTCTAATTTTTCTCTGAGGTTGACTGTAAATCATCCCGTAGTATTTTAGAAGGAAAAGcttctggtggttttttttttttttttgttttgttttttcccagttAGTTACTTATACTCCAGCATTGTGTATAGATGATGTCTTGTATGGTATAATGTTGAGAACTGAATAGACACCAAAAATCCACTGGCTTCCcgcaaaataatttttctaacaaGTCTACCAGAATGTATAAATTTTCACTATTCTTCTTTTTGGGGTAGCTGGGGTGTTGAGGTAATAGATGTCAGAAGGCCCTGCCTGAAATTCAAAGAACCCTAAGAAAGATGTGTAATGTGTAAACTTTGCATAACTGAGGACCACTAGTGTTCCTTAACTTAAATCCCCAACATGGCCTTTAGAACAGTCCTTAGTTCACTTGCTTTTAGAAGATCATCACTGCAGATGATAGAGCACTGAGCACTGCTGGTAGGAGTGGCCTGTTGCAGAACAGGTAAGATGTGGAAAAGAGCCCTGGCCAGAGAATCAGGAGCACTTGTTCTGTTGCAGACTCTAGCAGGGCTTTGCTGTTTGAGTGACAGGTCTACGCCATAAGACCACTGAGCTTGAGATGCTTATCCTGCTTCTGATGGCAGATTGTCAAGATAGGGATCAGCCAGGAAGCACATTAAGCTGAAAaggggggaggccagggacaAGAAGCAGAAAATGGAACCGAGAATGTTGATCAAAAACTTGGCATGATCTTGCCTGGAGTCAGTCTTGAATCTGATCATTAGATTCAAAAACCTGgatccaggagttctcattgtggctcagtggaaaggaatctgactagcatccatgaggatgcagtttcgattcctggctttactcattgggttaaggatctggcgttgctgtgaggtgagctgtggtgtaggtgtcagatgtggcttggatctggcattgctggggctgtggcataggccagcggctatagctctaattagatccctagtctgggaacctccatatgctgcaggtgtggccctaaaaagacaagaaagaaaaaaaaaggatcggTTTGATATTAATATTTAAGTCAAAACTGTTCAATCTATAGGGCAGTTGTAAggcaaataaaatgcaaaagataaaaataaactttgatcATTAGAATGagtgtttcttgttttctttttctagaatcttttttttgtattgaaatatagttgatttacaatgttgtgttaatttctactgtacagcaaagtgattcagttacacacacacacacacacacacacacacacacacacatatatatactttaaaaaaatgctcttttccattatggtttatcacagattgttttcttttttaagaaaaatatggaagATTAGAGAAAACTAAGCAGCATATATGTGCTTATTTTGGGAAgactaaatgttttaaaagttcaatTTGTAAGTTACAGgaatttcattatttctattaGTGAGTGTCAGTGACAGTGACTTGAAAAATTTAATGCCCTTCAAAGACATCAGTTGTCTCCAGGGAAAACAGCAgggtttaattattattttacaaattcTGCTGTGAAACCTAGAGGACATCATTCAGCTTCACCAAATTATGAGAGTAATGGCATGGCGGAACAACTGGTCTTTGTATCACTCTGTAATTTAGATGAAGTCTTTTAAATAATAGGACAAAAACATTtgcagaaaaacaatttaaaagtatAGTATTGAACTGTTACCTattgttcttaattttattgaaagtataattatttttcaggGGGTGGGCGGTTCATTGCCAAATCGaggtgacagaaaaagaaagaaagtgctaTGGATCaaagtttgtctttttaaaataaattgtggaTTGTGCAAAATAACCAGTTTTGGTGTTGGTTACTTTCTCACTGGTGTGTAATGAAGGAGTCTCTAGACAATTAAATTTCTAGacagttaaaatgtaaaaagaacccaagcaaacaaaaatgaggaataggatggggcagggagaattgagagtttgggattagcaaaggcAAACTATGATATATGggatggataaacagcaaagtCTTAgcatatagcacagggatctacattcaatagcctgtgataagccataatggaaaagaatatgaaaaaatgtatatacatatcatagcataaattaacattgtaaatcaactatacttcaataaaattaataaagaaaaaaatactccccTCCCAAGAAAAAATCCtaccactgtattttttttttttttattgtggtaaaatacacataacatgaaatttgCCATTTAAACCACTTTTAAGAATGCAATTCAGTGGCATGGATTActttcacattgttgtgcagccaCCACCGTTATCTATT is part of the Sus scrofa isolate TJ Tabasco breed Duroc chromosome 2, Sscrofa11.1, whole genome shotgun sequence genome and encodes:
- the HAPLN1 gene encoding hyaluronan and proteoglycan link protein 1 isoform X1, producing MKSLLLLVLISVCWADHLSNNYTLDHDRVIHIQAENGPRLLVEAEQAKVFSHRGGNVTLPCKFFRDPTAFGSGTHKIRIKWTKLTSDYLKEVDVFVSMGYHKKTYGGYHGRVFLKGGSDNDASLVITDLTLEDYGRYKCEVIEGLEDDTAVVALDLQGVVFPYFPRLGRYNLNFHEAQQACLDQDAVIASFDQLYDAWRGGLDWCNAGWLSDGSVQYPITKPREPCGGQNTVPGVRNYGFWDKDKSRYDVFCFTSNFNGRFYYLIHPTKLTYDEAVQACLNDGAQIAKVGQIFAAWKLLGYDRCDAGWLADGSVRYPISRPRRRCSPTEAAVRFVGFPDKKHKLYGVYCFRAYN
- the HAPLN1 gene encoding hyaluronan and proteoglycan link protein 1 precursor (The RefSeq protein has 3 substitutions compared to this genomic sequence), with amino-acid sequence MKSLLLLVLISVCWADHLSNNYTLDHDRVIHIQAENGPRLLVEAEQAKVFSHRGGNVTLPCKFFRDPTAFGSGTHKIRIKWTKLTSDYLKEVDVFVSMGYHKKTYGGYHGRVFLKGGSDNDASLVITDLTLEDYGRYKCEVIEGLEDDTAVVALDLEGVVFPYFPRLGRYNLNFHEAQQACLDQDAVIASFDQLYDAWRGGLDWCNAGWLSDGSVQYPITKPREPCGGQNTVPGVRNYGFWDKDKSRYDVFCFTSNFNGRFYYLIHPTKLTYDEAVQACLNDGAQIAKVGQIFAAWKLLGYDRCDAGWLADGSVRYPISRPRRRCRPNEAAVRFVGFPDKKHKLYGVYCFRAYN